The nucleotide sequence GTCTTCATGCTCACTTCCCTGTTCCTCGCCTACTTCTCCGGCAGCAGCGCCTCGCGCAGCATCATGAAGAGCGGCGGCACCGCCCCCGTCCAGACGATGCCAGCCCCGCCGGCGGGCATGCCTGCGGCCCCGGCCGGCGTCCCCGCGATGCCGGGCGCGCCCGCGACTCCACCGGCGAAGTAGCTCTTCGCCGGCACCTTGTGATGCTGAGGAATGTCCCTCGAAAGCGCCTGCACCTTACAGTAGATTTCTCCTGCCGTACACTCCGCTGTAAAGATCAATCGGTGGCTGGTGTCGGGGGGTAAAAAAAGCCCCCGGCGGTTTCCCGCCGGGGGTTTTGGTTTGCAGGGGTTTCGTCGTGCCCCTTGGTTGCCCGCCCTGGTTACGGCTTGGTGACGTTGGCGGCCTGCGGGCCCTTGGGGCCTTCGGTGATCTCGAACTCGACGCGCTCGCCCTCTTTCAGGGAGCGGAAGCCGTCCGCCTTGATCGCGCTGAAATGCACGAACACGTCCGGACCACCCTCCTGTGCGATGAACCCGTACCCTTTCGCGTCGTTGAACCACTTCACCGTTCCTTGTGCCACTTCTTTGTACCTCCTTGCTGGATTCCGCTGTCAAATCCGGACGTGCGACCGCCCAAGACTTGCAACACCCCGTACTTTATCGGCCGTCCTGCCCCGTGTCAAGCGGTAATCTTCAGCAGAATCTACCGCTTCCGGTCTTTATCTCCGAGCGGCTTCCCGCACCAGGGGCAGTAGAGCGCCTCCCGGTCGACCCAGTGGAGGCACTGGGCGCACTGCTTCTCCGGGGGCGGGGCGGTCTTCTTCCCCTCGTCCTCCATCTCGTCGCAGGCGTC is from Deltaproteobacteria bacterium and encodes:
- the secG gene encoding preprotein translocase subunit SecG produces the protein MYTLIVILHIVVSVALILVILLQTGKGSDIGAVFGGGSSQTLFGSTGPTSFLSKLTAGAAVVFMLTSLFLAYFSGSSASRSIMKSGGTAPVQTMPAPPAGMPAAPAGVPAMPGAPATPPAK
- a CDS encoding cold shock domain-containing protein, encoding MAQGTVKWFNDAKGYGFIAQEGGPDVFVHFSAIKADGFRSLKEGERVEFEITEGPKGPQAANVTKP